TAACCTCTTCGATGTTGTTGACCAGCAACACAACTCGTCGCATCTGCCAGGTAAGCACGTCGCTCTCCTAACCGCCCTGCTGGGCCGAGAGAATTGTTTCGCCGGTGTGAATGATACACGCGGCGGGCACAGTGGGCTAGTGGCTGGCGGCGTCCGTTTGAAAGAAAGGCGACGGGCAACCGGCGGCAGGCTGCTATAATCTTTGGACATTCAAGGCAGGCCGCCGGAGAGACCGAATGCGCATCTACACCAAGAAGGGCGATAGCGGCGAGACGGGGCTTCTATTCGGGGGCCGCGTCTCCAAGGCCGACCCGAGGACGGACTCGTACGGGTCGGTGGATACCGCCATTTCGGCAATGGGCATGGCGCGGGCGCTCTGCGCGGACCCGTGGGTGAAGGAGACGCTGCTCAGGACCCAGCACGAGATGTTCACCGTTGCCACAGAGCTGGCCACCAGCCCGGACCATTACGACCTGCTCAAAGAGCGCTTCTCGGTAGTTACCGCCCAGATGGTTGAGGGCCTCGAAAAGGCAATCGATGAGATTGCCGCCCAGGTCACGATGCCGAAGTCGTTCATCGTTCCCGGCGCATCCGCGGGTTCCGGGGCGCTGGACCTGGCGCGGGCGCTGGTGCGCGAGGCGGAGCGCAGGGTGGTGGCGCTGAGCGAGGCCGGGCAGGTGCAGAACCCGGAGGTACTGCGCTATTTGAACAGGCTGTCCGACCTCCTGTTCATGCTCGCCCGTTTAGAGGACAGAGACCTACCGTTCGAGATAACAACGGGCGAGATGAGGAAGCAGGGGTAAGGGTTCCGAGGCCGTACGGGCCCCGATTCATCGGGGTCTCCCCTTGAACCGGTAGAGGAACAACATAACTGTGATACGATATTCGTAGCTATGAAACCCCTTATCGCCATTGTGGACTATAACGCCGGCAACCTGCGGAGCGTGCAAAAGGCGCTCGAACTGGTGGGCGCGCGAACGAAGATAACGAGCGACGCCACCGACCTGGCGACAGCGAGGGGGGTTGTCTTCCCCGGGCAGGGCGCGAACGACCCCGCGATGCGGCAGCTCAAGACCCGTTCCCTGGTGGACCCCATTAAAGATGTCATACACAGCGGCAAGCCGTTTCTCGGCGTATGCCTGGGCCTCCAGCTATTGCTGGAATCGTCGGAGGAGGGCATCGTGCCGGCCCTTGGCATAATGCAGGGGACGGTCAAGCGACTCCCTCAGGGACTGAAGGTCCCCCACATAGGCTGGAACAACGTCAGCTTCAAGCGCCAGCACCCCGTATTCGAGGGAGTGCCGGACAACTCCTACTTCTACTTTGTTCACTCCTACTACGCCGACCCCGAAAGCCGGGGTATGGTGACCGGGACAACCACCTACGGCGTGGAGTTCTGCAGCGCCGCGGCGCGCGGCAGCATGGCCGCCGTGCAGTTCCACCCGGAGAAGAGCGGCAAGGTGGGCCTCAAGATTTACGAAAACTTCGTCCGCATTGTCGCGGAGTCCTGAAAGCAGGCGGCATGGAAGTCATTCCCGCGATAGACCTGAAGGGCGGCAAGTGCGTTCGGCTGTTTCAGGGTGACTACGGCAAGGAGACCGTGTACTCGGAGTCTCCCGTAGCCATGGCGCGGCAGTGGGTCGCCGCAGGCGCGTCCCGGCTGCACGTGGTGGACCTTGACGGCGCAAAGGCCGGGGAGCCGGTAAACACTGCCGTGATCAAGGAGATCACATTGGCCGTCGGCGTCCCCGTCCAGGTGGGCGGCGGCATCCGCAACCTGGCGGCCGCCCGGGAGCTGACCGGCGCAGGGGTCGAGCGCCTCCTGATCGGCACGGCTGCCGTCGAGACGAATATCTTTATCGAGCACCTGTGCACAGAGCTTGGGCCGGACGCCGTCGCAGTGAGCCTGGACGCGAAGAACGGCGTCGTCATGGTAAACGGCTGGACGGAGAGCAGCTCCGTGAAGGCGAGCGAACTGCTTGCCCGCATCTCTGGGGCCGGCCTGAAACGCTTCATTTATACGGACGTGACCCGCGACGGCACACTTACCGAGCCTAACTACGGCGCAATTGAAGCGCTCCTGAGGCAAACGCGGCTGAGGATGATAGTAGCCGGCGGCGTATCATCCATCCAGCACCTTCTGAAACTCTCGGAGCTGGGTGTTGAAGGCGCGATCATCGGCAAGGCGATCTACACGGGAGATATTGACCTGGCCGCGGCCGTGAAAACGGTCGGCGGCCTGCGCAAAGGGTAAGATTCGGGTGGCGCCGGCGGGCGCACCGTGCTACAAATTGTATAGATGTAATTGACAATCAAGAGGTCTCTAAATTGGCAGTCAAACTGGACACGCACAGGCTTATCTCTCTTATCCCCATCATGCCGTACCACAAGGTGGCCGATATCGGCGTCGGCACGAGTGGGCTAACCCCTACCCTGGCCAAGTATCTCTTCGACGGCAAGGTATTCGCTGTAGACACCAACGACGAACGCCTCAAGCCCTCTCGCGACTACGTCGAGAAGATCAAGCTGCGGAATGTGCAGCACCTAGTGTACAAACCGGGCGACAAGCTCTCCCTGGATGACGCGTCGCTTGACGGGGCCGTCATGGTGCTCTCTCTGGGCAAGTCCAGCGATCCCGACGCCCTGCTTGAAGAGACAAAGCGCGTTCTCAAGAAGGGCGGGTGGCTGGTTATCCTCGGACAGCGGCGGGCATCGAATGTAAACGGCGCCGAGGCGGAACAGTTCGTATCGGAAGATGACGCCATCTCCAAGGCCCGCTCCGCCGGGTACCGCGTGAGGGAGCAGAAGGCGTTCTCGGACACCTACTACATGCTGATGCTCAGGAAATAGAATGCTCACGAAGCGCTTAATCCCCTGCCTGGACGTGGACAAGGGCCGCGTAGTAAAGGGCGTCAGCTTTGTGGATATCCGCGACGCCGGCGATCCTGCCACGCTCGCCGAGCTCTACGACCGCGAAGGCGCGGACGAGCTGGTCTTTCTGGATATCACAGCGAGCTCGGATGCCCGCGACACCATGGTCGAGGTGGTGAAGCAGGTCTCCGAGAAGGTGTTCATCCCCCTTACCGTGGGCGGCGGCATCCGGTCCATCGAGGACGCGCGCCGCATGCTGGACGCGGGTGCGGACAAGGTCTCGCTCAACACCGCCGCGATCAACAACCAGCACCTAGTTTCGGACGCTTCGAAATTCTTCGGCGCGCAATGCATCGTCGTCGCCATCGACTTCAAGCGCATCTCCGGCGATACCGGCGGGCGCGAGCCAGTGAACGGCGACAGGTCGCTCTCGCTCGATGCCGGGT
This genomic window from SAR202 cluster bacterium contains:
- the hisA gene encoding 1-(5-phosphoribosyl)-5-[(5-phosphoribosylamino)methylideneamino]imidazole-4-carboxamide isomerase → MEVIPAIDLKGGKCVRLFQGDYGKETVYSESPVAMARQWVAAGASRLHVVDLDGAKAGEPVNTAVIKEITLAVGVPVQVGGGIRNLAAARELTGAGVERLLIGTAAVETNIFIEHLCTELGPDAVAVSLDAKNGVVMVNGWTESSSVKASELLARISGAGLKRFIYTDVTRDGTLTEPNYGAIEALLRQTRLRMIVAGGVSSIQHLLKLSELGVEGAIIGKAIYTGDIDLAAAVKTVGGLRKG
- the hisF gene encoding imidazole glycerol phosphate synthase subunit HisF, encoding MLTKRLIPCLDVDKGRVVKGVSFVDIRDAGDPATLAELYDREGADELVFLDITASSDARDTMVEVVKQVSEKVFIPLTVGGGIRSIEDARRMLDAGADKVSLNTAAINNQHLVSDASKFFGAQCIVVAIDFKRISGDTGGREPVNGDRSLSLDAGSKWEVYTHGGRKPVGIDALKWAQRAAYLGAGELLITSMDADGQKTGYDLEYTRAVSESVSIPVIASGGAGTLDHFRQALDDGKADAVLAASVFHFGTFRIRDAKDYLAQHGVPVRPILD
- a CDS encoding methyltransferase domain-containing protein, yielding MAVKLDTHRLISLIPIMPYHKVADIGVGTSGLTPTLAKYLFDGKVFAVDTNDERLKPSRDYVEKIKLRNVQHLVYKPGDKLSLDDASLDGAVMVLSLGKSSDPDALLEETKRVLKKGGWLVILGQRRASNVNGAEAEQFVSEDDAISKARSAGYRVREQKAFSDTYYMLMLRK
- the hisH gene encoding imidazole glycerol phosphate synthase subunit HisH, which translates into the protein MKPLIAIVDYNAGNLRSVQKALELVGARTKITSDATDLATARGVVFPGQGANDPAMRQLKTRSLVDPIKDVIHSGKPFLGVCLGLQLLLESSEEGIVPALGIMQGTVKRLPQGLKVPHIGWNNVSFKRQHPVFEGVPDNSYFYFVHSYYADPESRGMVTGTTTYGVEFCSAAARGSMAAVQFHPEKSGKVGLKIYENFVRIVAES
- a CDS encoding cob(I)yrinic acid a,c-diamide adenosyltransferase, which translates into the protein MRIYTKKGDSGETGLLFGGRVSKADPRTDSYGSVDTAISAMGMARALCADPWVKETLLRTQHEMFTVATELATSPDHYDLLKERFSVVTAQMVEGLEKAIDEIAAQVTMPKSFIVPGASAGSGALDLARALVREAERRVVALSEAGQVQNPEVLRYLNRLSDLLFMLARLEDRDLPFEITTGEMRKQG